In the genome of Candidatus Hydrogenedentota bacterium, the window CCACCGGTCCAGGATGCGGCGCAGCTCGCCGTTCCCGCGCATCTCCATGAGAATCTCGTTCACCCGCGCCAGCAGCTCCGGCTCGTCCGCGGGGAAGGCGAAGCCGTAGCTGATGCGGCCGATCTCCTGCTTGATGAACTTGACGCCGGGGCGCGGGCCGCCGTAGTAGAGGGCCACGGGGCCGTCGAAAAGCACCGCGTCAAGCCGCCCGTTCTCCAGGTCGTTGAAGCCGTTGACCTCGGTGGAATAGGCGCGGATGTCCACGCCGCCCAGGTCCGCAAGAATGTAGTAGGAGAGCGACGCCTTGAGCACGCCCACGGTTTTCCCCCGGCAGTCCGCCAGGGAGGACACGGCGAAGGTGTCCTGGCGCACGCAGAGCTGGAGGGCGGTGACGTAGTAGGGCACGGAGAAGGCGACGGCCTCCTCGTGCTCCGGCGTGATCTCCTGGCCCTGGATCGCCATCTCGTACAGGTCGCGGTTGAGGCCGGGGATCAGCTTGTCCCAGTCGTTCTGGACGAAGACCGGCTTCCGGCCGAGCTTCCCCCCGATGTGGTCCATGATCTCGACCTCGAAGCCGACCAGGGTGCCGGGGTTCTCCGGGTCGTCGTAAATGTAGGGCACGCCGCCCTCGAGGTCCGCGCCGTAGCGCAGGATGCCCGCGTCGGCCGCGGGGGCCTCCACCCCCGCGAAGTCCGCGTCGGTGTACTCCACCGTTTCCTCGGCCTCCGCCGCCATCTCCGGCGTGATGGGGACGCCCTCCGCCTCTTCCTCCTCCTCCGCGGCGGCGGATTCTGTTTCGGGGGCTTCCACCACGGCAACGGCGGCGGGGTCGGCGGCGGGGGAATCCGTCTGCGCGGGCGCGGCCGACGCCCCCAGGATCAGCAGCAGAACGGCCGCCAGCGCCCCGGAGACGCGAAAAAGGGAACCGCTCATCATGCCGTCTCCATGTACTGCCGCAGGAAGCGGCGGGTCCGGTCATCCTTGGGGTTGATGAAAATCTCATCCTCGTCGGATATCTCGACGATCTCCCCGTGCTCCATGTAGACGATGTAGTCGGAGGCGTTCCGGGCGAAGCGCATCTCGTGCGTCACGACGACCTGCGTCATGCCCTCGTTGTCCAGGTCGCGCATGACCTGGAGCACCTCGTCCACCAGCTCGGGGTCGAGGGCCGAGGTGGGCTCGTCGTAGAGCATGACCTTGGGGTTCATGGCGAGGGCGCGGGCGATGGCCGCGCGCTGCTGCTGCCCGCCGGAGAGCTGGTGCGGGTGGCGGTTCTCGTGCTTGGACAGCCCCACCTTCGCCAGCAGCCGCCGGGCGTTCGCCACGGCCGCGTCCTTCGGCTCGTTTTTCACGATCATCGGCGCGAGGATGATGTTCTCCAGGATCGTCTTGTGCGGAAAGAGGTTCAGCGACTGGAACACCATGCCCACCTCCGCGCGGAGCCGGTGCGCCTGGTCCGCGAAGAGGCGGTCCGGCTGGCTGTGGCGGTCCTGGCGCTCCAGGGCGACCCCGGCCACGCACACGCGGCCCGAGTCCAGCAGCTCCAGGCAGTTGATGCACCGGAGCAGGGTGGTCTTGCCGCAGCCCGACGGGCCGATGACGGACACCAGGTCGCCCTCCTCGATCCGGAGGGTGACGTCCCGCAGCACGGGATGCCCGTCGAAGGATTTGGTCAGCCGCTCCACCGAGATGAGGGGGGCGGCCTGCTCTGCTGCTGCCATGGCGGACTCCTCTGCCCCCGCAGACCGGGGGCGCGCGCAAAACAACGCTGCGAAAAGATACCCGCCGCACACCCCCATGTCAAGCGCGGCGCACCGTCCCGGGACAGGGGGCGGGGTCAGTCGGCGTGGAGGATGCCCTCCAGCCAGGTGAAGACCTCGCCCATCGCCTGGGGGTGCGCCGCGAAGAGGTCGGCGCCGGATGCCGTGCCCCGGTAAAGCCGCACCTCGCTGAAGACCGGCGCGGCGGCCTTGAGCGCGCGCGCCGCCGCCGCGCCGAGGCCGTCGTTCTCCGCCGCCACGAAGAGCGCGGGGCAGTCTTTCAGGTCGCGGACCACCCGCTCCGCGTCGAGCCCCCCCATTTCGAGGACCGGGGAGACGCCAACCACCGCCTGGACGGCCGGCTCGGCGAGGGCGTACAGGAGCGCGAGGGTCGTCCCGAATTCCTCGCCCGCCACGGCGAGGTTCTCCGGGTCGGCGCCCGCCGCCACGAGGGCCTCCCGCGCGGCGGCCAGGTCGGCCAGGGCCGGGTGCCCCCTCTCCGGCCCGCCCTTCCCGGCGGCGCGGTCGGGCACGCCAGGGCCGCGCGGGTCCACGACGGCGCACAGATACCCGCGCGCGGCGGCGGCGGCGGCGAACCCCTCCCAGACCCCGTGGTCCCGGCCGGGGCCGGGAACCAGCAGCAGGCTGGGGGGGCGTTCCCGCGCGGCGCGCGGGTCCGGCGCGTGCAGCACTGCGGTCACGGCGGCCCCGTCCGCCGTCCGCAGGGTCAGCGGGGCGGGTTTCGGCGGTCCGGCGGGCGAGCACGCCGCGTGCAGCCCGGCGAGGGCCAGGCACAGGACCACGGCACCCAGGCGCCGGAGCAATGCGGGTGTTGCCATGAGCAGTGAGGTGTCCCGGAAGCCCGCCGCAGCCTGCGGCCGGATTCCCCTTCCATGATACCCCTTCCCGGGGGCGGGGTTCCCGCTTGCCGGCACGGTCCCCGAATCGTTGGAAAGACGACGGCTTTCGGGCCCGCTCCAGGGCGCGGCAAGCGGCGCCCCTACGAGAGGATCTTGGTGTTTTCGCGTATGCCCGGGGCCTGGGCAGGCAGGGCGCGGCAAGCGGCGCCCCTACGAGAGGATCTTGGTGTTTTCGCGTATGCCCGGGGCATGGGCAGGTAGGGGCGCTGCTTGCCGCGCCCCTGCGAGAGGATCTTGGTGTTTTCGCGTATGCCCGGGGCCTGGGCAGGTAGGGGCGCTGCTTGCCGCGCCCTCTTCGCGCGGTGAGACAAAAAAAGCGAAAGCGGGAATGTCACCCGACATGCCCGCTTTCGCGCGAGTGCTATTAGGACGTTGTGCCCAGGATCACAGACCCGGAGGCAGCAGGTAACCGTAGGAGACGACCACCGCGTCGGCGCGCCCCTGGCCGATAACCGCACCCTGGATCAGCTTCGAACCCTTGTCGGCATCGTAGCCGGCCGGGATCTCCCAGCTGACCGTGATGGAGCCGTTGATACGGGTGTCAACCACCGTCGTGCCGGGGATGGGAGCGCCATCCACGGACCGCGGACGGTTCGGGACCAGCACGCCCTGGCCGCCTTCCTGGCCACCCTGGACGCCACCGATGGCCGCCGTCGGGTCGTTCGCCGTGGGGCGGAACGCCAGCGCGGACTGCGGGGCAATCGCGAACGTGTTGTTCGGAGCGAACGGGCCGAGGAAGTCACCATCGGGGTTGTAGTAGGCGATCGAGCACACCAGCGGCACATCCGCGTTGCTCTTCAGGTAAACCAGGGACACGAAGGTGTTCTGGTTGACCGGATAGCCAACGCCCGTGTTGGTCGCATCCGCGAACCACGGAATGGCCACCGACGCCGCGAACGCCGCACCGCCGATAAGAACCAAAGCCATCGCAAACATAACTTTCTTCATTTTCTTTCACCTCCTTCGTTGTGGAATTTCTGCAAGGTCCCAGCCCTGAGGGCTGCTTACAGTACCTTCAATTGGCCTCATGGCCGGGGCTCATGCCACCAGCCACAACTAGTTTGTACCACAAACCAGTCTGAATGTCAAGCACTTTCTTCGTCCCGGAGGCCCCCCGGCAGGGGGAACACCGGCCGCCCAAGGAGGGCGGGAGGCCGGAAAGGAGGGGAATTTCCTTCAAGGAAGGCCCGCCCTTCCCCCCGGGGGCGGGGATTTGGTATACTTTGGGTCCAGCGCGAGAGGCCGCCGACGCCAGGGTGCGGCGGCGATTTTTTACCCGACGGAGAGGCGACATGGAAAAACTGTATGTGTCCGCGGAGGGGCTGGAGAGGATGAAGGCGGACCTGGCGGAGCTTAATGAGCGGCGGATCCGGGTGGCGGACGCCATTGAGCACGCGCGGAGCCTGGGGGACCTGAGCGAAAACGCGGAGTACCATTCGGCGAAGGAGGAGCAGGCGATGGTGCACGCGCGGATCCGCGACCTGGGGGACAAGATCGCGCGGTCGGTGGTGCGGGACACGGCGGACATGGACATGTCGCGGGTGTACACGGGGGCGACAGTGCGGGTGCTGAACCTGAAGACGAACCAGGAGAGCGTGTACCAGCTCGTGAGCCCGGTGGAGGCGGACCTGATGGCGGGCAAGCTCTCCACGCAGTCGCCCATCGGCAAGGCGCTCATGGGCCTGGCGGCGGGCGAGGAGGCGGTGGCCCAGGTGCCCGCGGGCGAGCTTTCCCTGCGGGTGGTGGACATCAGTTATTAACCGGCCGCGCCGCGGGCGCGGCGGCGCGCCCCGCGGCGCGCCCCGCGTGGAAAGGACAGCGGCATGCCGAAGCGCACAGACCTCAAGAAGATCATGATCATCGGCTCCGGGCCCATTGTCATCGGGCAGGCCTGCGAGTTCGACTATTCGGGCACCCAGGCCTGCAAGGCCCTCCGCGAGGAGGGCTACACGGTGATGCTGGTGAACAGCAACCCGGCCACGATCATGACGGACCCCGAGACGGCGGACCGGGTCTATGTGGAGCCGCTGACCGTCGAATACCTGGAGCGCGTGATCGAGCGGGAGCGGCCCGACGCCCTGCTGCCCACCG includes:
- a CDS encoding amino acid ABC transporter ATP-binding protein, with translation MAAAEQAAPLISVERLTKSFDGHPVLRDVTLRIEEGDLVSVIGPSGCGKTTLLRCINCLELLDSGRVCVAGVALERQDRHSQPDRLFADQAHRLRAEVGMVFQSLNLFPHKTILENIILAPMIVKNEPKDAAVANARRLLAKVGLSKHENRHPHQLSGGQQQRAAIARALAMNPKVMLYDEPTSALDPELVDEVLQVMRDLDNEGMTQVVVTHEMRFARNASDYIVYMEHGEIVEISDEDEIFINPKDDRTRRFLRQYMETA
- the greA gene encoding transcription elongation factor GreA, with the translated sequence MEKLYVSAEGLERMKADLAELNERRIRVADAIEHARSLGDLSENAEYHSAKEEQAMVHARIRDLGDKIARSVVRDTADMDMSRVYTGATVRVLNLKTNQESVYQLVSPVEADLMAGKLSTQSPIGKALMGLAAGEEAVAQVPAGELSLRVVDISY